TGATGATGGAATATCCATTTGCATTACCCACCATCAAAAACCTTCCAATGGCACATTTGGGCAGCGTATGAACAAAGTCTGCTTAAAATTCGTCTTATCTGATCTTCATGGTTCGACGGATGAAAGCGGTGTTTTCAGAGGGGACCTTCATGACCATCTCACTCTTGTCGTTCATCCAGACCTCTTGCATATTATCAATGAGATTGCAATATTACCATCCTGATACTGTCTAGGCCTTGCTCTACGATCACAAATAATAGAAACAAAATAATTTTTTAGACCGGCATACGCCGGTCATTGACAATTTAATTCCTGAAGGAGATCGAGTACTCGTAGTTCTTTGCACCAAAGTACTTAGCCACGAACTCTGCGACCTTCTTGGGTCCGAACTCCTTGCAGCTGAAGACATCTATGTATGCCCTGTCCGTGTCCTCTGCGAAATGCCCGGATATACATGAAGTCTCGATGAGCTGGACCAAGGAATAACCCTGCACTCTGGGGTCTTTCCCAAAGCGGACCACGATCGGGTCGCCGAACCTGTTCA
This genomic window from Methanomassiliicoccales archaeon contains:
- a CDS encoding S-adenosylmethionine decarboxylase is translated as MSDEQVIERYKKGGEWGLLVSVDCHDCDPAKIRSKEVISQFVIDLCEYIDMNRFGDPIVVRFGKDPRVQGYSLVQLIETSCISGHFAEDTDRAYIDVFSCKEFGPKKVAEFVAKYFGAKNYEYSISFRN